A genomic window from Rhodococcus sp. KBS0724 includes:
- a CDS encoding phosphoribosylanthranilate isomerase, producing MTFIKICGLRDADTVDLAVRLGVDAIGFVFAESVRKVDTALATDLIARVPGTIRAVGVFLGNPLDQILEIAEVTGLTYVQVHDLESAEQVQRLHDAGLTVIRAVVSGRVRDGYSLDLGEDELLIDGADAGSGVAWDWAQQQSRPAGQWILAGGLGPDNVRAALDATGAWGVDVSSGVESSRGVKDHALITRFVAAARG from the coding sequence GTGACTTTCATCAAGATCTGCGGCCTCCGCGACGCCGATACCGTCGACCTCGCCGTCCGACTCGGCGTCGACGCCATTGGTTTTGTCTTTGCCGAGAGCGTCCGCAAGGTCGACACCGCGCTTGCCACCGACCTCATTGCCCGAGTCCCCGGCACCATCCGAGCTGTCGGCGTGTTTCTGGGCAACCCGCTCGACCAGATCCTCGAGATTGCCGAGGTCACGGGACTGACGTATGTCCAGGTCCATGATCTCGAGTCCGCCGAGCAAGTTCAGCGACTACACGACGCGGGCCTGACGGTAATCCGTGCCGTCGTCTCCGGCCGGGTGCGCGACGGCTACAGCCTCGATCTGGGCGAGGACGAACTCCTGATCGACGGAGCCGACGCCGGTTCCGGAGTGGCCTGGGATTGGGCGCAGCAGCAGTCCCGGCCTGCGGGCCAGTGGATTCTGGCCGGCGGTCTCGGCCCCGACAATGTCCGCGCCGCACTGGACGCCACTGGAGCCTGGGGTGTCGACGTGTCCAGTGGCGTCGAGTCCTCACGTGGTGTCAAGGACCATGCGTTGATCACAAGATTTGTAGCGGCGGCTCGCGGCTAG
- a CDS encoding alpha/beta fold hydrolase, translating to MSNTNVEAAQQAPEWFTKALSTPTETGSVDVEGATVRFRAWGPVGPGIVLVHGGAAHSRWWDHIGPQLAADHRVVALDLSGHGDSGTRESYALAMWAREIVEAARAGGIEGKPIVVGHSMGGIVSFVASDIFGDELGGVVIIDSPLRALTPEEEASRKENAFGPKKIYPTREDAKARFRFVPAQDTGLPCVRDHVADTSMEAVDGGWSWKFDPGVFVRTGAGKVTEHSPRCRTAYFRAENGIVSDALMADIRILLGPEAIVAEIPDAGHHVMIDQPLQLVTGVRTVLGAWAAADRSAALI from the coding sequence ATGAGCAACACGAACGTCGAAGCGGCGCAGCAGGCGCCGGAGTGGTTCACGAAAGCGTTGTCGACGCCCACCGAGACAGGCTCGGTAGATGTCGAGGGTGCAACCGTACGATTCCGCGCCTGGGGGCCGGTCGGGCCGGGAATCGTGCTGGTTCACGGCGGCGCCGCGCACAGTCGGTGGTGGGATCACATCGGTCCGCAGCTGGCTGCGGATCACCGAGTTGTCGCCCTCGACCTGAGCGGGCACGGAGACAGTGGCACCCGCGAGAGTTACGCGCTGGCGATGTGGGCGCGCGAGATAGTCGAGGCGGCACGGGCCGGCGGGATCGAGGGAAAGCCGATCGTGGTGGGGCACAGCATGGGCGGGATCGTCTCGTTCGTGGCCTCGGACATCTTCGGCGATGAACTCGGTGGTGTAGTCATCATCGATTCGCCGTTGCGGGCATTGACGCCGGAAGAAGAAGCCAGCCGGAAGGAGAACGCATTCGGCCCGAAGAAGATCTACCCGACTCGAGAAGACGCGAAGGCGCGCTTCCGCTTCGTTCCGGCGCAGGACACCGGATTGCCGTGCGTCCGTGACCATGTTGCGGACACCTCGATGGAAGCCGTCGACGGCGGTTGGTCGTGGAAATTCGATCCGGGGGTCTTCGTTCGCACCGGTGCCGGCAAGGTGACCGAACACAGCCCGCGTTGCCGCACAGCGTATTTCCGGGCGGAGAACGGAATTGTCTCCGACGCACTGATGGCAGACATCCGAATCCTGTTGGGGCCGGAAGCCATCGTCGCGGAAATTCCCGACGCCGGACACCATGTGATGATCGATCAGCCGCTGCAGTTGGTGACCGGCGTGCGGACCGTGCTCGGTGCGTGGGCTGCGGCCGACAGGTCGGCAGCTCTGATCTAG
- a CDS encoding NADP-dependent oxidoreductase, producing MPNRQVRLATRPTGLPDASTWEYVDADIPVAGPGEFVVKVEYLSLDPAMRGWLNDVKSYVPPVKLGSVMRAHGVGHITESQHPEFKVGEVVAGAFGAAEFGLSDGTDVTRVDESIAPMPTWLGALGFPGVTAYFGLLEVGKLKDGDTVVVSGAAGAVGSLVGQIAKIHGCTVIGIAGGPEKCAWLTDELGFDAAIDYKNESVYKALRAAAPDGIDVYFDNVGGEILDAALSRLRLGARVVICGAIAGYNATEPQPGPSHYLSLLVNRATMAGFVVFDYLDRYSEAQEQIGKWIKSGQLTAREHIVDGGIDAFGDSLNLLFAGANTGKLVLRV from the coding sequence ATGCCGAACCGCCAAGTACGCCTCGCCACTCGCCCGACGGGCCTTCCCGACGCCTCCACCTGGGAATATGTCGACGCCGATATTCCCGTCGCCGGACCGGGCGAGTTTGTCGTCAAGGTCGAATACCTCTCACTCGACCCCGCTATGCGCGGTTGGCTCAACGACGTGAAGTCGTACGTTCCGCCGGTAAAACTCGGTTCCGTCATGCGCGCTCACGGCGTCGGTCACATCACGGAGTCGCAGCATCCCGAGTTCAAAGTCGGTGAGGTTGTCGCGGGAGCGTTCGGCGCAGCGGAGTTCGGACTGTCAGACGGTACCGACGTTACACGGGTCGACGAATCGATCGCCCCCATGCCTACCTGGCTCGGAGCACTCGGATTCCCGGGCGTCACAGCCTATTTCGGCCTTCTCGAGGTCGGAAAACTGAAAGACGGCGACACCGTTGTCGTCTCCGGCGCCGCCGGCGCGGTGGGAAGCTTGGTCGGCCAGATCGCAAAGATCCACGGCTGCACGGTAATCGGCATTGCCGGTGGCCCCGAGAAGTGTGCATGGCTCACCGACGAACTCGGATTCGACGCCGCGATCGACTACAAGAACGAATCCGTCTACAAAGCCCTACGCGCTGCGGCGCCCGACGGAATCGACGTGTACTTCGACAATGTCGGCGGCGAAATTCTCGACGCCGCACTCTCCCGCCTGCGCCTGGGCGCTCGCGTTGTCATCTGCGGCGCTATTGCCGGCTACAACGCCACCGAGCCGCAGCCCGGCCCGTCGCACTATCTGTCACTTCTCGTGAACCGGGCAACCATGGCCGGCTTTGTGGTCTTCGATTATCTCGATCGGTACTCCGAGGCACAGGAACAGATCGGGAAATGGATCAAGAGCGGTCAGTTGACGGCTCGCGAGCACATCGTCGACGGCGGCATCGACGCGTTCGGCGACAGCCTCAATCTCCTGTTCGCGGGGGCTAACACGGGAAAGCTGGTACTACGCGTGTAG
- a CDS encoding CaiB/BaiF CoA-transferase family protein, with amino-acid sequence MTTPGALDGLVIADFGRVLAGPYATMILADLGAEVIKIERPGVGDDTRSWGPPWVGAESSYFLSVNRNKKSVTLDLRDAHDLATAQDLVRTADVVVQNFLPGTMDRLGLGYDAAREMNPSIVYCSISGFGGNNSLPGYDLLIQAVGGLMSITGPDPHSPTKVGVAVVDVITGLHASVGILAALRHRDRTGEGQHVEVNLLSSLLSALANQSSGYVAAGVVPQAMGNRHPSIAPYELFDTADRQLVLAVGNDRQFASLTDVLGIPLLAADARFTTNRDRVAHREELFDALTRALASHTADYWFERLTAGGVPCGPLNNIADAMELADRLNLDPVATIDDPRRPAPIRQVANPIRLSATPATYRTAPPRLGEDSAVPDSATRVVPAFPC; translated from the coding sequence GTGACAACGCCTGGCGCGCTGGACGGGCTGGTGATCGCCGACTTCGGCCGGGTGCTCGCCGGACCGTATGCCACGATGATCCTGGCGGACCTCGGCGCCGAGGTGATCAAGATCGAGCGTCCCGGCGTCGGCGACGACACCCGCAGTTGGGGGCCGCCGTGGGTCGGCGCAGAGTCCAGTTACTTTCTCTCCGTGAACCGCAACAAGAAATCGGTCACGTTGGACTTGCGTGACGCCCACGACCTGGCGACCGCGCAGGACTTGGTTCGCACCGCCGATGTTGTGGTGCAGAACTTTCTGCCAGGAACCATGGACCGGCTCGGATTGGGTTACGACGCTGCGCGGGAGATGAATCCGTCGATCGTGTACTGCTCGATCAGCGGGTTCGGCGGGAACAACTCGCTTCCGGGATACGACCTGTTGATCCAGGCCGTCGGCGGTTTGATGAGCATCACCGGGCCGGACCCGCATTCGCCCACCAAGGTCGGTGTAGCGGTGGTGGACGTCATCACCGGCCTGCATGCAAGCGTCGGAATCCTTGCTGCGCTACGTCACCGGGACCGGACCGGCGAGGGCCAGCATGTCGAAGTCAATCTGTTGTCCTCGTTGCTGTCGGCACTTGCCAATCAGTCGTCCGGCTATGTCGCCGCAGGGGTGGTTCCACAGGCGATGGGGAACCGTCACCCCAGCATCGCGCCGTACGAACTGTTCGACACGGCTGATCGGCAACTCGTCTTGGCAGTGGGAAATGATCGGCAATTCGCTTCTCTGACGGACGTTCTGGGAATTCCTCTACTGGCGGCCGACGCGCGTTTTACGACAAACCGTGATCGGGTTGCGCATCGCGAGGAACTCTTCGACGCGTTGACACGTGCCTTGGCGTCTCACACTGCCGACTACTGGTTCGAGAGGTTGACGGCAGGTGGTGTTCCGTGCGGCCCGCTCAACAACATCGCCGACGCGATGGAGCTTGCCGACCGGTTGAACCTCGATCCTGTTGCCACTATCGATGATCCGCGCCGCCCGGCACCGATCCGGCAGGTGGCCAACCCGATTCGGCTCAGCGCCACTCCGGCCACCTACCGCACCGCGCCGCCGCGGCTGGGGGAGGATTCGGCTGTACCCGATTCGGCTACACGCGTAGTACCAGCTTTCCCGTGTTAG
- a CDS encoding acyl-CoA dehydrogenase family protein, whose amino-acid sequence MSTPQSLSELFSIDTLLDAEEIAIRDTVRTMVETRIRPHIGQWFEDAALPVRELAQELGSLGVLGMHLEGYGCAGMSATAYGLACQELEAVDSGIRSLVSVQGSLAMFAIHHNGSEEQKEEWLPRMAAGTALGCFGLTEPDFGSNPGGMRTNAKRDGDDWILNGTKMWITNGSVADVAVVWARTEDGVRGFVVPTNTPGFSAPEIKNKMSLRASVTSELVLEDVRLPASAMLPNARGLSGPLGCLNEARFGIIFGSMGAARDCLETAIAYARDRQVFDKSLAAYQLTQAKIADMAVELGKGQLLAIHLGRLKDAGTVRPEQVSTGKLNNVREAIKIARQCRTILGANGITLEYPIIRHANNLESVLTYEGTSEVHQLVIGRALTGEEAFR is encoded by the coding sequence GTGAGCACGCCGCAGTCCCTGTCCGAACTGTTTTCCATCGACACGCTGCTCGACGCCGAGGAAATCGCGATCCGCGACACTGTGCGCACGATGGTCGAAACTCGCATCCGCCCACACATCGGTCAGTGGTTCGAGGATGCGGCACTGCCGGTGCGAGAGTTGGCGCAGGAACTCGGATCGTTGGGCGTGCTGGGCATGCACCTCGAGGGGTACGGGTGCGCCGGTATGAGCGCTACCGCGTACGGCCTGGCGTGCCAGGAACTCGAAGCCGTCGACTCCGGTATTCGTAGCCTCGTTTCCGTACAGGGATCGCTCGCGATGTTCGCGATCCATCACAACGGCAGTGAAGAGCAGAAGGAAGAGTGGCTTCCGCGCATGGCGGCGGGTACGGCCCTCGGCTGTTTCGGTCTCACGGAACCCGACTTCGGGTCAAACCCAGGCGGTATGCGCACCAATGCCAAGCGCGACGGTGACGACTGGATTCTCAACGGCACCAAGATGTGGATCACCAACGGATCCGTTGCAGACGTCGCTGTGGTCTGGGCGCGAACCGAGGACGGTGTGCGCGGATTTGTCGTTCCGACAAACACTCCCGGGTTCTCGGCGCCGGAAATCAAGAACAAGATGTCGCTGCGCGCGTCCGTTACGTCCGAGCTCGTTCTCGAGGACGTGCGACTACCCGCGTCGGCGATGCTGCCCAACGCCCGCGGCCTGTCCGGTCCGCTCGGTTGCCTCAACGAGGCCAGGTTCGGCATCATCTTCGGCTCGATGGGTGCTGCCCGCGACTGCCTGGAGACTGCAATCGCCTACGCCCGTGATCGGCAGGTTTTCGACAAATCGCTGGCCGCCTACCAGCTGACGCAGGCCAAGATCGCCGACATGGCAGTCGAATTGGGTAAGGGGCAGTTGCTCGCGATCCACCTCGGACGACTCAAGGACGCCGGCACCGTTCGCCCCGAGCAGGTCAGCACCGGCAAGCTGAACAACGTGCGCGAAGCCATCAAGATCGCCCGGCAGTGCCGAACGATCCTGGGTGCCAACGGCATCACCTTGGAATACCCGATCATCCGTCATGCCAACAATCTCGAATCGGTGCTCACGTACGAAGGCACCTCCGAGGTTCACCAGTTGGTGATCGGCCGGGCACTGACGGGTGAGGAAGCTTTCCGGTGA
- a CDS encoding LacI family DNA-binding transcriptional regulator, which produces MSPDPSTRSSRRPPTLREIADKAGVHISTASRVLRQPEPVDGWSDSAQRVRQVAEELGYQPNLWAASLRTRKTTTIGVVMPRLTDGVVATMFGGIEEAATAAGYSVLLSSPPDDLDAQRKAVEFLISRQVDGLMLSSIHLPGTDFVESLPTHSLPVLLLNRHIDVGLPYVSGDDHRGGYLAGRHLMDCGYRDLGAIAGPDHASTSRERVAGFRDALAEAGLELPPHRIVASDFEVEGGVRAATQLLSGPTRPDAIFTVSDTIAIGVLGVARDLGLSIPDDLALVGYNDIPVVSQLPVPLTTVRSPARKIGATGVQNLLSLMAGKSVESVKLPVELIVRASTRYQTSDSSIPNRLA; this is translated from the coding sequence ATGTCGCCGGACCCGTCGACCCGCAGCAGCCGACGCCCACCCACCCTGCGAGAAATCGCGGACAAGGCCGGAGTTCACATCTCGACAGCATCGCGGGTACTGCGCCAGCCCGAACCCGTTGACGGCTGGTCCGACTCGGCGCAGCGCGTTCGCCAGGTCGCCGAGGAACTCGGCTACCAGCCAAATCTCTGGGCCGCGAGCCTGCGAACACGCAAGACCACAACCATCGGTGTGGTCATGCCGAGACTCACCGACGGCGTCGTCGCCACCATGTTCGGCGGCATCGAAGAAGCCGCGACGGCAGCCGGCTACTCGGTTCTGCTGTCCAGCCCGCCCGACGATCTTGATGCCCAGCGCAAAGCCGTCGAGTTCCTGATCAGTCGTCAGGTTGACGGCCTCATGCTCAGCAGCATCCACCTGCCCGGCACCGATTTTGTCGAGTCGCTCCCCACCCACTCACTCCCGGTCCTGCTCCTCAATCGCCACATCGACGTCGGACTCCCCTACGTCAGCGGCGACGACCACCGCGGCGGATACCTGGCCGGCAGGCACCTGATGGACTGCGGCTACCGCGACCTCGGGGCGATTGCCGGGCCGGATCACGCCAGTACCTCACGCGAACGCGTCGCCGGATTCCGTGATGCACTCGCCGAAGCAGGCTTGGAACTGCCGCCCCACCGGATCGTTGCCTCCGATTTCGAGGTGGAAGGCGGCGTTCGAGCAGCAACCCAACTGCTCAGTGGCCCGACGCGTCCCGACGCTATCTTCACGGTCAGCGACACCATTGCCATCGGTGTTCTCGGCGTCGCCCGGGATCTGGGTCTGAGCATTCCGGACGACCTTGCGCTGGTGGGCTACAACGACATTCCGGTGGTCTCGCAACTGCCCGTCCCACTGACAACAGTTCGCTCACCTGCCCGCAAAATCGGTGCAACCGGGGTCCAGAATCTGCTCTCCCTCATGGCGGGAAAGAGCGTCGAATCGGTGAAACTGCCGGTGGAACTGATCGTGCGGGCCTCGACGCGCTACCAGACTTCGGATTCCTCGATCCCCAACCGACTGGCGTAG
- a CDS encoding SRPBCC family protein, with product MSAQQYQPSSLSDVTVTIDGDDTVVTFPRTLPYPVDQVWAAVTDPEMLAKWTPYTADRNLGSVGEVVIAMLSEEGDPEMSFPASVRVVEQARRLEHEWGPDELIWELTPVDGGTEVVLTQRSRAEGMASALAAGWHLCFDVLDALLAGSPFGPIVGEKAREYGWDDLNSRYASRLGIEESEVW from the coding sequence ATGAGTGCCCAGCAATATCAGCCCAGTTCCCTGTCCGACGTGACGGTAACCATCGACGGAGACGACACGGTAGTTACCTTCCCGAGAACGCTGCCGTACCCCGTGGACCAGGTCTGGGCGGCGGTGACCGATCCGGAAATGTTGGCCAAGTGGACTCCGTACACGGCTGATCGCAACCTGGGCAGCGTCGGCGAAGTCGTCATCGCCATGCTGTCGGAAGAAGGCGATCCGGAGATGTCGTTTCCGGCGTCCGTCCGAGTGGTCGAACAAGCTCGTCGACTCGAACATGAATGGGGCCCGGACGAATTGATCTGGGAGCTCACTCCGGTCGACGGTGGAACCGAGGTGGTTCTGACTCAGCGTTCCCGTGCCGAGGGAATGGCGTCCGCGTTGGCTGCGGGGTGGCATCTGTGCTTCGACGTCCTTGATGCGCTGCTTGCGGGTTCGCCGTTCGGTCCGATCGTGGGCGAGAAGGCACGCGAGTACGGCTGGGACGATCTCAACTCGCGCTACGCCAGTCGGTTGGGGATCGAGGAATCCGAAGTCTGGTAG
- a CDS encoding alpha/beta fold hydrolase → MTTLETVDRGELHGFLHRPDAAPIATLALTHGAGSNCDTVLLRAVAEGFAEAGVQVLRFDLAYRVRRPKGPPHPSRAAEDRLGIADVVATLRKDYPNDGPVLLGGHSYGGRQASMLAAEDPQLVNGLILLSYPLHPPKKPEKLRTEHLPALATPTVVVHGSKDEFATTDEMRSALELIPAATRLVEFDGAKHDLGVTKYPVVEHTVAAAFELFGISPH, encoded by the coding sequence ATGACCACTCTGGAAACCGTCGACCGCGGCGAGCTGCACGGATTCCTGCATCGCCCCGATGCCGCGCCGATCGCGACGTTGGCGCTCACCCACGGCGCCGGAAGCAACTGCGACACTGTGCTACTTCGCGCTGTTGCCGAGGGCTTTGCCGAGGCGGGAGTGCAAGTATTGCGATTCGATCTCGCCTATCGCGTGCGCCGGCCGAAGGGACCACCGCACCCGTCGCGCGCCGCCGAAGACCGGTTGGGAATCGCGGATGTTGTTGCGACACTGCGCAAGGATTACCCGAACGACGGGCCTGTACTTCTCGGTGGTCACTCGTACGGTGGTCGCCAGGCCTCGATGCTGGCGGCCGAGGACCCGCAATTGGTGAACGGGCTGATTTTGCTGTCCTACCCTCTGCATCCGCCGAAGAAGCCGGAGAAATTGCGCACCGAGCATCTTCCGGCACTGGCAACTCCCACAGTGGTGGTGCACGGATCGAAGGACGAATTCGCGACGACGGACGAGATGCGATCGGCGCTCGAGTTGATCCCCGCGGCAACGAGGTTGGTGGAGTTCGACGGCGCCAAACACGACCTGGGGGTGACCAAATATCCCGTGGTCGAACACACCGTCGCGGCGGCATTCGAACTGTTCGGAATCAGTCCACACTGA
- a CDS encoding MBL fold metallo-hydrolase, which yields MSTKELSITRIDNTHLVRCGHANWVLVEEGSDLTLIDGGYPANGGDVEWSIEQIGHSIGDVRAVLVTHAHIDHIGGIADILTRHDIPVLMDPLEVPHARREYLQQVGPVKVPLLLWRRGAPKWLFDVIGAGALKGAELPQAQAFAEGVALDVPGAIVPIPTHGHTDGHSAYLIPGAGVIASGDALVTGHATSRQTGPQFLVCPFNHHRAETDEALDAIAATPAGVIFPGHGPAYEGTMTAAVEQAREGRTRMRP from the coding sequence ATGAGTACTAAGGAACTGTCGATCACGCGGATCGACAACACGCACCTGGTTCGATGTGGGCACGCAAACTGGGTTCTTGTCGAGGAGGGCTCCGATCTCACTCTGATCGACGGTGGGTACCCGGCTAACGGCGGTGACGTGGAATGGTCCATCGAGCAGATCGGTCACAGCATCGGCGACGTGCGCGCTGTGCTTGTCACTCACGCTCACATCGATCACATCGGCGGGATCGCGGACATCCTGACCCGTCACGACATTCCGGTGCTGATGGACCCGTTGGAAGTCCCTCATGCGCGACGCGAATACCTGCAACAAGTGGGGCCGGTCAAGGTTCCGTTGCTCCTGTGGCGTCGGGGTGCGCCGAAATGGCTGTTCGACGTGATCGGCGCCGGCGCGCTGAAGGGCGCGGAACTGCCTCAGGCACAGGCTTTTGCGGAAGGTGTCGCCCTGGATGTTCCCGGCGCCATCGTGCCGATTCCCACGCACGGTCATACCGACGGCCACAGTGCGTATCTGATTCCCGGCGCCGGCGTCATTGCTTCGGGTGACGCCCTGGTGACGGGCCATGCCACGTCACGGCAGACCGGTCCGCAGTTCCTGGTGTGTCCGTTCAATCATCACCGAGCTGAGACGGACGAGGCGCTGGACGCCATTGCGGCAACCCCCGCCGGCGTCATCTTCCCAGGACACGGACCGGCATACGAGGGCACGATGACGGCAGCAGTCGAGCAGGCCCGCGAGGGCCGGACGAGGATGCGACCATGA
- a CDS encoding alpha/beta hydrolase → MSESRNSASDRTVRGLAEAGLVAAAFALPAAVKRRITGPPVIRDGHTLDADAHMLLTLAKARPRPALSSEPQVLAAARAELTRTAMMMAGRPAAARTEAISVQGADGRLRARLYVPVHESGALLVFFHGGGWVQGDLESHDAPCRLLAETSGARVISVEYRLAPEFPFPTPVHDAYASYLDIVSRAAEFAVDPTRIAVGGDSAGGHLSAVVALRARDDGYLSPAAQLLIYPATDFHERRPSRTTFGDGFFLTEANMNFYEHSFLGENSDRLDPWVSPLRAQSLNDLPPAIVVTAGFDPLRDEGEAYAQLLRDNGVRVVARRYPGFIHGFVNVLGPSARSRAAVVEIGGMLRALLS, encoded by the coding sequence GTGTCGGAATCCCGGAACAGCGCCAGTGATCGCACCGTGCGGGGCCTCGCCGAAGCAGGCCTGGTCGCAGCAGCATTCGCGCTGCCTGCAGCAGTGAAACGTCGCATTACCGGCCCGCCGGTGATCAGGGACGGACACACTCTCGACGCCGACGCCCACATGCTGTTGACTCTTGCCAAGGCCCGGCCGCGGCCCGCACTGTCGTCGGAACCGCAGGTACTGGCCGCTGCCCGCGCCGAATTGACGCGGACCGCGATGATGATGGCCGGTCGACCGGCGGCTGCGCGTACGGAAGCCATCTCCGTGCAGGGTGCCGACGGCCGTCTTCGCGCTCGCCTCTATGTGCCCGTCCACGAATCCGGTGCGCTGCTGGTGTTCTTCCATGGCGGCGGTTGGGTCCAGGGTGACCTCGAGTCACATGACGCTCCCTGCCGGTTGTTGGCAGAAACGTCGGGAGCCCGAGTCATCTCCGTCGAGTATCGTCTTGCTCCCGAATTCCCTTTCCCCACACCAGTACACGATGCCTATGCGTCGTATCTCGACATTGTTTCCCGGGCAGCCGAGTTCGCCGTCGATCCCACCCGCATCGCTGTGGGCGGCGACAGTGCGGGTGGGCACCTGTCGGCAGTTGTTGCACTCCGCGCCCGCGATGACGGGTATCTGTCACCGGCAGCGCAGTTGTTGATCTATCCGGCCACCGATTTTCACGAGAGAAGGCCGTCCCGAACGACATTCGGCGATGGGTTTTTCCTTACCGAAGCAAATATGAACTTCTACGAGCACAGCTTCCTAGGGGAGAACTCGGATCGTCTGGACCCGTGGGTATCTCCGCTACGTGCACAAAGCCTCAACGATCTGCCACCGGCGATTGTGGTGACAGCCGGATTCGATCCCCTCCGCGACGAAGGCGAGGCATACGCGCAGCTGCTGCGCGACAACGGAGTTCGCGTTGTCGCGCGGCGCTATCCCGGATTCATCCACGGCTTCGTGAACGTTCTCGGCCCCAGCGCACGATCACGTGCGGCGGTTGTCGAAATAGGTGGAATGCTCCGAGCGCTGTTGAGCTAG
- a CDS encoding DUF1801 domain-containing protein, whose protein sequence is MKKDAAGGSPSELIDARIEELGDWRGEMLARIRALVKAADPDVVEEWKWRGVPVWEHDGILCTGETYKKAVKVTFFKGAALDDPTGMFNSSLEGNTRRAIDFNEGDTIDEKAFTGLIHAAIALNTA, encoded by the coding sequence ATGAAGAAGGACGCAGCAGGGGGTTCTCCCTCGGAATTGATCGACGCGAGGATCGAGGAACTCGGTGACTGGCGAGGAGAGATGCTCGCTCGGATCCGGGCCCTGGTCAAGGCAGCCGACCCCGATGTTGTCGAGGAATGGAAGTGGCGAGGGGTTCCGGTGTGGGAGCACGACGGCATTCTCTGCACCGGTGAGACATACAAGAAGGCTGTGAAGGTGACGTTCTTCAAGGGCGCCGCGTTGGATGATCCGACGGGAATGTTCAACTCCAGCCTCGAAGGCAACACCAGGCGCGCCATCGACTTCAACGAGGGCGACACCATTGACGAGAAAGCATTCACGGGCCTCATTCACGCCGCAATCGCCCTCAATACGGCGTAG
- a CDS encoding GNAT family N-acetyltransferase translates to MYIRRESPSDRDAVYSLLGAAFADQAPPGELPFEIELTRQLFASDEYLPKLSLVAEIDGEVAGFVIGTRGWVGKVEAVGLGPLAVTPENQRSGVGSALMHAVIGAADALDVPLLALLGSTEYYPRFGFVTSTKVGIESPEAEWGAHFQIRTLAAHTTDQVGTFKYAAPFDAA, encoded by the coding sequence ATGTACATCCGCCGCGAAAGCCCGTCCGACCGCGATGCCGTCTACTCACTTCTCGGTGCCGCATTCGCGGATCAGGCACCGCCTGGCGAGCTGCCGTTCGAGATCGAACTGACGCGCCAACTCTTTGCGTCGGACGAGTACCTTCCGAAGTTGTCCCTGGTCGCCGAGATCGACGGCGAGGTGGCCGGCTTCGTGATCGGAACCCGAGGTTGGGTCGGCAAGGTGGAGGCGGTGGGGCTGGGTCCGCTGGCGGTGACACCGGAGAACCAGAGGTCCGGCGTTGGCTCCGCATTGATGCACGCGGTTATCGGCGCTGCGGACGCTCTGGACGTGCCTCTGCTCGCACTGCTGGGCAGCACCGAGTACTACCCGCGGTTCGGGTTTGTGACCAGTACGAAGGTGGGAATCGAATCTCCGGAAGCCGAGTGGGGTGCGCATTTCCAGATCCGCACCCTCGCAGCACACACAACGGATCAGGTCGGCACCTTCAAGTACGCGGCACCGTTCGACGCAGCGTGA